One window from the genome of Oryctolagus cuniculus chromosome 1, mOryCun1.1, whole genome shotgun sequence encodes:
- the DAGLA gene encoding diacylglycerol lipase-alpha isoform X1 — translation MPGIVVFRRRWSVGSDDLVLPAIFLFLLHTTWFVILSVVLFGLVYNPHEACSLNLVDHGRGYLGILLSCMIAEMAIIWLSMRGGILYTEPRDSMQYVLYVRLAILVIEFIYAIVGIVWLTQYYTSCNDLTAKNVTLGMVVCNWVVILSVCITVLCVFDPTGRTFVKLRATKRRQRNLRTYNLRHRLEEGQATSWSRRLKVFLCCTRTKDSQSDAYSEIAYLFAEFFRDLDIVPSDIIAGLVLLRQRQRAKRNAVLDEANNDILAFLSGMPVTRNTKYLDLKNSQEMLRYKEVCYYMLFALAAYGWPMYLMRKPACGLCQLARSCSESQPRRDLGACRPHAGCCLCPARPRFAPGVTIEEDNCCGCNAIAIRRHFLDENMTAVDIVYTSCHDAVYETPFYVAVDHDKKKVVISIRGTLSPKDALTDLTGDAERLPVEGHHGTWLGHKGMVLSAEYIKKKLEQEMVLSQAFGRDLGRGTKHYGLIVVGHSLGAGTAAILSFLLRPQYPTLKCFAYSPPGGLLSEDAMEYSKEFVTAVVLGKDLVPRIGLSQLEGFRRQLLDVLQRSTKPKWRIIVGATKCIPKSELPEEVEVTTLASTRLWTHPSDLTIALSASTPLYPPGRIIHVVHNHPAEQCCCCEQEEPTYFAIWGDNKAFNEVIISPAMLHEHLPYVVMEGLNKVLENYNKGKTALLSAAKVMVSPTEVDLTPELIFQQQPLPTGPPMPTGLALELPTAGHPNSSVRSKSQSEMSLEGFSEGRLLSPVAAAARQDPVELLLLSTQERLAAELQARRAPLATMESLSDTESLYSFDSRRSSGFRSIRGSPSLHAVLERDEGHLFYIDPAIPEENPSLSSRTELLAADSLSKHSQDTQPLEATPGSGGVTPERPPSAAANEEEAAAAAGSGPAPSPAPAPAPCGELALHNGRLGDSPSPQVLEFAEFIDSLFNLDSKSSSFQDLYCMVVPESPTSDYTEGPKSPSQQEILLRAQFEPNLVPKPPRLFAGSADPSSGISLSPSFPLSSSGELMDLTPTGLSSQECLAADKIRTSTPTGHGASPVKQDDLVISAR, via the exons ATGCCCGGGATCGTGGTGTTCCGGCGGCGCTGGTCTGTGGGCAGCGATGACCTGGTCCTGCCagccatcttcctcttcctcttgcacACCACCTG GTTTGTAATCCTGTCCGTGGTGCTCTTCGGCTTGGTCTACAACCCGCACGAGGCCTGCTCCCTGAACCTGGTGGACCACGGCCGCGGCTACCTGGGCATCCTGCTGAGCTGCATGATCGCTGAGATGGCCATCATCTGGCTGAGCATGCGTGGGGGCATCCTCTACACAGAGCCCCGCGACTCCATGCAGTACGTGCTCTACGTGCGCCTGG CCATCCTGGTGATCGAGTTCATCTACGCCATTGTGGGCATCGTCTGGCTCACTCAGTACTACACCTCCTGCAACGACCTCACCGCCAAGAATGTCACCCTTG GGATGGTCGTGTGCAACTGGGTGGTCATCCTGAGCGTCTGCATCACCGTCCTCTGTGTCTTCGACCCTACGGGCCGCACCTTTGTGAAGCTCAGAGCCACCAAGAGGAGGCAGCGCAACCTGCGCACCTACAACCTGCG GCACCGCTTAGAGGAGGGTCAGGCCACCAGCTGGTCGCGCCGGCTCAAAGTGTTCCTGTGCTGCACGCGGACGAAGGACTCCCAGTCA GATGCCTACTCGGAAATCGCCTACCTCTTCGCCGAGTTTTTCCGGGACCTCGACATCGTGCCGTCCGACATCATTGCCGGCCTGGTGCTGCTCCGGCAGCGGCAGCGGGCCAAGCGCAACGCCGTGCTGGACGAG GCGAACAATGACATCTTGGCCTTCCtgtctgggatgccagtgacCAGAAACACTAAGTACCTCGACCTCAAGAACTCG CAAGAGATGTTGCGCTACAAAGAGGTCTGCTATTACATGCTCTTCGCCCTGGCGGCCTACGGCTGGCCCATGTACCTGATGCGGAAGCCGGCCTGCGGCCTCTGCCAGCTGGCCCGGTCCTGCTC GGAGTCCCAGCCCAGACGCGACCTGGGAGCTTGCAGGCCCCACGCCGG GTGCTGCCTGTGCCCCGCACGGCCCCGGTTCGCCCCTGGGGTCACCATTGAGGAAGACAACTGCTGCGGCTGCAATGCCATCGCCATCCGGCGCCACTTCCTGGACGAGAACATGACCGCGGTGGACATTGTCTACACGTCCTGCCACGACGCG GTCTATGAAACTCCCTTCTATGTGGCAGTGGACCATGACAAGAAGAAGGTGGTGATCAGCATCCGCGGAACCCTGTCCCCCAAG GACGCCCTGACCGACCTGACGGGCGATGCTGAGCGCCTCCCCGTGGAAGGCCACCACGGCACCTGGCTGGGTCACAAG GGAATGGTCCTGTCGGCCGAGTACATCAAGAAGAAGCTGGAGCAGGAGATGGTTCTGTCCCAGGCCTTCGGGCGAGACCTG GGTCGCGGAACCAAGCACTACGGCCTGATTGTGGTGGGCCACTCGCTGGGTGCCGGTACTGCCGccatcctctccttcctcctgcgCCCGCAGTACCCGACCCTCAAGTGCTTTGCCTACTCCCCCCCGGGGGGCCTGTTGAG TGAGGACGCCATGGAGTACTCCAAGGAGTTCGTGACCGCTGTGGTTTTGGGCAAAGACCTCGTCCCCAG gatcGGCCTCTCCCAGCTGGAGGGCTTTCGCAGGCAGCTCCTGGACGTCCTGCAGCGCAGCACCAAGCCCAAG tGGAGAATCATCGTGGGGGCCACCAAATGCATCCCCAAGTCGGAGCTGCCCGAGGAGGTGGAGGTGACCACCCTGGCCAGCACACGGCTCTGGACCCACCCCAGTGACCTGACCATCGCCCTCTCGGCCAGCACCCCGCTCTACCCGCCCGGCCGGATCATCCATGTGGTCCACAACCACCCTGCTGAGCAGTGCTG CTGCTGTGAGCAGGAGGAGCCCACGTACTTCGCCATCTGGGGCGACAACAAGGCCTTCAACGAGGTGATCATCTCGCCGGCCATGCTGCACGAACACCTCCCCTACGTGGTCATGGAGGGGCTCAACAAG GTGCTGGAGAACTACAACAAGGGGAAGACGGCCCTACTCTCTGCTGCCAAGGTCATGGTGAGTCCCACCGAGGTGGATCTGACTCCCGAGCTCATCTTCCAGCAGCAGCCACTGCCCACAGGGCCACCCATGCCCACTGGCCTGGCGCTGGAGCTGCCCACTGCAGGTCATCCCAACAGCAGTGTCAG gagcAAGTCCCAGTCCGAGATGAGCCTGGAGGGTTTCTCCGAAGGGCGGCTGCTGTCCCCCGTGGCCGCGGCAGCCCGCCAGGACCCCGTGGAGTTGCTGCTGCTGTCCACGCAGGAGCGGCTGGCGGCGGAGCTGCAGGCCCGGCGGGCGCCGCTGGCCACCATGGAGAGCCTGTCGGACACCGAGTCGCTGTACAGTTTCGACTCGCGCCGCTCCTCGGGCTTCCGCAGCATCCGCGGCTCGCCCAGCCTCCACGCCGTGCTGGAGCGCGACGAGGGCCACCTCTTCTACATCGACCCCGCCATCCCGGAGGAGAACCCGTCGCTGAGCTCGCGCACAGAGCTGCTGGCGGCCGACAGCCTGTCCAAGCACTCGCAGGACACGCAGCCGCTGGAGGCGACGCCAGGCAGCGGGGGCGTCACCCCGGAGAGGCCCCCCAGCGCGGCAGCCAatgaggaggaggcggcggcggcggcgggcagtggtcccgcccccagccctgcccccgcccccgccccttgCGGGGAGCTGGCGCTGCACAACGGGCGCCTGGGGGACTCGCCCAGCCCCCAGGTGTTGGAGTTCGCCGAGTTCATCGACAGCCTCTTCAACCTGGACAGCAAGAGCAGCTCCTTCCAGGACCTCTACTGCATGGTGGTGCCTGAGAGCCCCACCAGCGACTACACCGAGGGCCCCAAGTCCCCCAGCCAGCAAGAGATCCTCCTCCGGGCCCAGTTCGAGCCCAACCTGGTGCCCAAGCCCCCGCGGCTCTTTGCCGGCTCGGCCGACCCCTCCTCGGGCATCTCGCTCTCGCCCTCTTTCCCCCTCAGCTCCTCTGGGGAGCTCATGGACTTGACGCCCACGGGCCTCAGCAGCCAGGAGTGCCTGGCAGCCGACAAGATCCGGACTTCCACCCCCACGGGCCATGGGGCCAGCCCGGTCAAGCAGGATGACCTGGTCATCTCGGCGCGTTAG
- the DAGLA gene encoding diacylglycerol lipase-alpha isoform X2: protein MPGIVVFRRRWSVGSDDLVLPAIFLFLLHTTWFVILSVVLFGLVYNPHEACSLNLVDHGRGYLGILLSCMIAEMAIIWLSMRGGILYTEPRDSMQYVLYVRLAILVIEFIYAIVGIVWLTQYYTSCNDLTAKNVTLGMVVCNWVVILSVCITVLCVFDPTGRTFVKLRATKRRQRNLRTYNLRHRLEEGQATSWSRRLKVFLCCTRTKDSQSDAYSEIAYLFAEFFRDLDIVPSDIIAGLVLLRQRQRAKRNAVLDEANNDILAFLSGMPVTRNTKYLDLKNSQEMLRYKEVCYYMLFALAAYGWPMYLMRKPACGLCQLARSCSCCLCPARPRFAPGVTIEEDNCCGCNAIAIRRHFLDENMTAVDIVYTSCHDAVYETPFYVAVDHDKKKVVISIRGTLSPKDALTDLTGDAERLPVEGHHGTWLGHKGMVLSAEYIKKKLEQEMVLSQAFGRDLGRGTKHYGLIVVGHSLGAGTAAILSFLLRPQYPTLKCFAYSPPGGLLSEDAMEYSKEFVTAVVLGKDLVPRIGLSQLEGFRRQLLDVLQRSTKPKWRIIVGATKCIPKSELPEEVEVTTLASTRLWTHPSDLTIALSASTPLYPPGRIIHVVHNHPAEQCCCCEQEEPTYFAIWGDNKAFNEVIISPAMLHEHLPYVVMEGLNKVLENYNKGKTALLSAAKVMVSPTEVDLTPELIFQQQPLPTGPPMPTGLALELPTAGHPNSSVRSKSQSEMSLEGFSEGRLLSPVAAAARQDPVELLLLSTQERLAAELQARRAPLATMESLSDTESLYSFDSRRSSGFRSIRGSPSLHAVLERDEGHLFYIDPAIPEENPSLSSRTELLAADSLSKHSQDTQPLEATPGSGGVTPERPPSAAANEEEAAAAAGSGPAPSPAPAPAPCGELALHNGRLGDSPSPQVLEFAEFIDSLFNLDSKSSSFQDLYCMVVPESPTSDYTEGPKSPSQQEILLRAQFEPNLVPKPPRLFAGSADPSSGISLSPSFPLSSSGELMDLTPTGLSSQECLAADKIRTSTPTGHGASPVKQDDLVISAR from the exons ATGCCCGGGATCGTGGTGTTCCGGCGGCGCTGGTCTGTGGGCAGCGATGACCTGGTCCTGCCagccatcttcctcttcctcttgcacACCACCTG GTTTGTAATCCTGTCCGTGGTGCTCTTCGGCTTGGTCTACAACCCGCACGAGGCCTGCTCCCTGAACCTGGTGGACCACGGCCGCGGCTACCTGGGCATCCTGCTGAGCTGCATGATCGCTGAGATGGCCATCATCTGGCTGAGCATGCGTGGGGGCATCCTCTACACAGAGCCCCGCGACTCCATGCAGTACGTGCTCTACGTGCGCCTGG CCATCCTGGTGATCGAGTTCATCTACGCCATTGTGGGCATCGTCTGGCTCACTCAGTACTACACCTCCTGCAACGACCTCACCGCCAAGAATGTCACCCTTG GGATGGTCGTGTGCAACTGGGTGGTCATCCTGAGCGTCTGCATCACCGTCCTCTGTGTCTTCGACCCTACGGGCCGCACCTTTGTGAAGCTCAGAGCCACCAAGAGGAGGCAGCGCAACCTGCGCACCTACAACCTGCG GCACCGCTTAGAGGAGGGTCAGGCCACCAGCTGGTCGCGCCGGCTCAAAGTGTTCCTGTGCTGCACGCGGACGAAGGACTCCCAGTCA GATGCCTACTCGGAAATCGCCTACCTCTTCGCCGAGTTTTTCCGGGACCTCGACATCGTGCCGTCCGACATCATTGCCGGCCTGGTGCTGCTCCGGCAGCGGCAGCGGGCCAAGCGCAACGCCGTGCTGGACGAG GCGAACAATGACATCTTGGCCTTCCtgtctgggatgccagtgacCAGAAACACTAAGTACCTCGACCTCAAGAACTCG CAAGAGATGTTGCGCTACAAAGAGGTCTGCTATTACATGCTCTTCGCCCTGGCGGCCTACGGCTGGCCCATGTACCTGATGCGGAAGCCGGCCTGCGGCCTCTGCCAGCTGGCCCGGTCCTGCTC GTGCTGCCTGTGCCCCGCACGGCCCCGGTTCGCCCCTGGGGTCACCATTGAGGAAGACAACTGCTGCGGCTGCAATGCCATCGCCATCCGGCGCCACTTCCTGGACGAGAACATGACCGCGGTGGACATTGTCTACACGTCCTGCCACGACGCG GTCTATGAAACTCCCTTCTATGTGGCAGTGGACCATGACAAGAAGAAGGTGGTGATCAGCATCCGCGGAACCCTGTCCCCCAAG GACGCCCTGACCGACCTGACGGGCGATGCTGAGCGCCTCCCCGTGGAAGGCCACCACGGCACCTGGCTGGGTCACAAG GGAATGGTCCTGTCGGCCGAGTACATCAAGAAGAAGCTGGAGCAGGAGATGGTTCTGTCCCAGGCCTTCGGGCGAGACCTG GGTCGCGGAACCAAGCACTACGGCCTGATTGTGGTGGGCCACTCGCTGGGTGCCGGTACTGCCGccatcctctccttcctcctgcgCCCGCAGTACCCGACCCTCAAGTGCTTTGCCTACTCCCCCCCGGGGGGCCTGTTGAG TGAGGACGCCATGGAGTACTCCAAGGAGTTCGTGACCGCTGTGGTTTTGGGCAAAGACCTCGTCCCCAG gatcGGCCTCTCCCAGCTGGAGGGCTTTCGCAGGCAGCTCCTGGACGTCCTGCAGCGCAGCACCAAGCCCAAG tGGAGAATCATCGTGGGGGCCACCAAATGCATCCCCAAGTCGGAGCTGCCCGAGGAGGTGGAGGTGACCACCCTGGCCAGCACACGGCTCTGGACCCACCCCAGTGACCTGACCATCGCCCTCTCGGCCAGCACCCCGCTCTACCCGCCCGGCCGGATCATCCATGTGGTCCACAACCACCCTGCTGAGCAGTGCTG CTGCTGTGAGCAGGAGGAGCCCACGTACTTCGCCATCTGGGGCGACAACAAGGCCTTCAACGAGGTGATCATCTCGCCGGCCATGCTGCACGAACACCTCCCCTACGTGGTCATGGAGGGGCTCAACAAG GTGCTGGAGAACTACAACAAGGGGAAGACGGCCCTACTCTCTGCTGCCAAGGTCATGGTGAGTCCCACCGAGGTGGATCTGACTCCCGAGCTCATCTTCCAGCAGCAGCCACTGCCCACAGGGCCACCCATGCCCACTGGCCTGGCGCTGGAGCTGCCCACTGCAGGTCATCCCAACAGCAGTGTCAG gagcAAGTCCCAGTCCGAGATGAGCCTGGAGGGTTTCTCCGAAGGGCGGCTGCTGTCCCCCGTGGCCGCGGCAGCCCGCCAGGACCCCGTGGAGTTGCTGCTGCTGTCCACGCAGGAGCGGCTGGCGGCGGAGCTGCAGGCCCGGCGGGCGCCGCTGGCCACCATGGAGAGCCTGTCGGACACCGAGTCGCTGTACAGTTTCGACTCGCGCCGCTCCTCGGGCTTCCGCAGCATCCGCGGCTCGCCCAGCCTCCACGCCGTGCTGGAGCGCGACGAGGGCCACCTCTTCTACATCGACCCCGCCATCCCGGAGGAGAACCCGTCGCTGAGCTCGCGCACAGAGCTGCTGGCGGCCGACAGCCTGTCCAAGCACTCGCAGGACACGCAGCCGCTGGAGGCGACGCCAGGCAGCGGGGGCGTCACCCCGGAGAGGCCCCCCAGCGCGGCAGCCAatgaggaggaggcggcggcggcggcgggcagtggtcccgcccccagccctgcccccgcccccgccccttgCGGGGAGCTGGCGCTGCACAACGGGCGCCTGGGGGACTCGCCCAGCCCCCAGGTGTTGGAGTTCGCCGAGTTCATCGACAGCCTCTTCAACCTGGACAGCAAGAGCAGCTCCTTCCAGGACCTCTACTGCATGGTGGTGCCTGAGAGCCCCACCAGCGACTACACCGAGGGCCCCAAGTCCCCCAGCCAGCAAGAGATCCTCCTCCGGGCCCAGTTCGAGCCCAACCTGGTGCCCAAGCCCCCGCGGCTCTTTGCCGGCTCGGCCGACCCCTCCTCGGGCATCTCGCTCTCGCCCTCTTTCCCCCTCAGCTCCTCTGGGGAGCTCATGGACTTGACGCCCACGGGCCTCAGCAGCCAGGAGTGCCTGGCAGCCGACAAGATCCGGACTTCCACCCCCACGGGCCATGGGGCCAGCCCGGTCAAGCAGGATGACCTGGTCATCTCGGCGCGTTAG